Proteins encoded within one genomic window of Camelina sativa cultivar DH55 chromosome 19, Cs, whole genome shotgun sequence:
- the LOC104766799 gene encoding tyrosine decarboxylase 1, translating to MENGSKKVLKPMDSEQLREYGHRMVDFIADYYKTIEDFPVLSQVQPGYLHKLLPDSAPDHPETLDQVLDDVRSKILPGVTHWQSPSFFAYYPSNSSVAGFLGEMLSAGLGIVGFSWVTSPAATELEMIVLDWLAKLLNLPKEFMSKGNGGGVIQGSASEAVLVVLLAARDKALRSVGKNTLEKLVVYSSDQTHSALQKACQIAGIHPENCRMLETDASTNYALRPELFQEAVSRDLEAGLIPFFLCANVGTTSSTAVDPLAALGKIANNNEIWFHVDAAYAGSACICPEYRQYIDGVETADSFNMNAHKWFLTNFDCSLLWVKDQDSLTEALSTNPEFLKNKASQANLVVDYKDWQIPLGRRFRSLKLWMVLRLYGAETLKNYIRNHIKLAIVFEQLVSQDPNFEIVTPRIFSLVCFRIVPANNDEKKCNNQNRKLLDAVNSSGKLFISHTALSGKIVLRCAIGAPLTEEKHVKEAWKVIQDEASFLLHK from the exons at GGAAAATGGAAGTAAGAAGGTGTTGAAGCCGATGGATTCAGAGCAACTGAGAGAATACGGACATCGAATGGTTGATTTCATTGCCGATTATTACAAAACCATTGAAGATTTCCCTGTTCTTAGTCAAGTTCAG CCTGGTTATCTTCATAAGCTTTTGCCTGATTCTGCACCAGACCACCCTGAAACTCTAGATCAAGTTCTTGATG aTGTGCGGTCGAAGATCTTGCCTGGAGTTACGCATTGGCAAAGTCCGAGTTTCTTTGCTTATTACCCTTCTAACAGCAGTGTCGCCGGTTTCTTGGGTGAGATGTTGAGTGCTGGTCTTGGTATTGTTGGTTTTAGTTGGGTTACTTCTCCAGCTGCCACCGAGCTCGAGATGATCGTTCTTGACTGGCTTGCCAAACTGCTCAACCTACCCAAGGAGTTTATGTCCAAAG GAAACGGAGGTGGAGTGATACAAGGGTCAGCTAGTGAAGCTGTTCTCGTTGTTCTGCTCGCTGCCCGCGATAAAGCCTTAAGAAGCGTTGGCAAAAACACACTTGAGAAGCTCGTTGTCTACTCCTCTGACCAGACTCATTCAGCTTTACAGAAGGCTTGCCAG ATTGCTGGAATCCATCCAGAGAACTGCAGAATGCTAGAAACCGATGCCTCTACAAATTACGCTCTGCGTCCAGAATTGTTTCAAGAAGCTGTTTCTCGGGATCTTGAAGCTGGACTGATTCCATTCTTTTTATGCGCTAAT GTTGGAACCACTTCTTCAACCGCCGTTGATCCATTAGCTGCACTAGGAAAGATCGCTAAC AACAATGAGATATGGTTTCACGTGGATGCAGCGTACGCTGGAAGTGCTTGTATATGTCCAGAGTACCGACAATACATCGACGGTGTAGAAACTGCAGATTCTTTTAACATGAATGCTCACAAATGGTTCCTCACTAATTTTGATTGTTCACTTCTTTGGGTAAAG GATCAAGATTCTCTCACTGAAGCGCTTTCAACTAATCCAGAGTTTCTCAAAAACAAG GCCTCTCAGGCAAACTTGGTTGTTGATTACAAAGACTGGCAAATCCCTCTCGGACGAAGATTCAG ATCATTGAAACTATGGATGGTTTTACGACTCTATGGAGCTGAGACCTTGAAGAACTACATCAGAAACCATATCAAACTGGCTATAGTTTTCGAACAACTTGTCTCTCAAGATCCTAACTTTGAG ATTGTCACACCTCGAATCTTTTCTCTTGTCTGTTTCCGCATTGTGCCTGCAAACAACGATGAAAAGAAGTGTAATAACCAAAACCGCAAACTCCTAGACGCAGTGAACTCTTCAGGGAAACTCTTCATTTCTCACACT GCTTTGTCGGGAAAAATCGTTCTACGTTGCGCCATAGGAGCACCATTGACGGAGGAGAAGCACGTGAAGGAGGCGTGGAAGGTTATTCAGGATGAAGCATCTTTCTTGCTTCACAAGTAA
- the LOC104766804 gene encoding WD repeat-containing protein 70-like, whose product MEDELEGLRAYFPLSFGKTSNVSAPTEAIHNATRRTDVATNEAEVSSDFATKESNSGKSESGFPSLSSSSETWLRSVRGPNRNPNSSSLAPSDDDVAMGPPPPPSKPTQEEDDGVLMGPPPPPKGLVNSNDSDDEDDMIGPPPPPPAAVDSDEDSDDDDADDNEENRYQIPLSKKIQLKGHTKIVSSLAVDSAGARVLSGSYDYTVRMYDFQGMNYTLQSFRQIEPSEGHQVRSLSWSPTSAQFLCVTGSAQAKIYDRDGLTLGEFMKGDMYIRDLKNTKGHICGLTCGEWHPWIKETVLTSSEDGSLRIWDVNNFLSQTQVIKPKLARPGRVPVTTCAWGRDGKRIAGGVGDGSIQIWSLKPGWGSRPDIYVGKAHTDDITSVKFSSDERILLSRSFDGSLKVWDLRQMKEALKVFEGLPNNYPQTNVAFSPDEQIILTGTSVEKDSSTGGLLCFYDRTKLEIVQKVGISPTCSVVQCAWHSKLNQIFATSGDKSQGGTHILYDPTQSKRGACVCVARAPRKKSVDDYQPEPVIHNPHALPLFRDAPSRKREREKALKDPLKSHKPEVPMSGPGHGGRVGTTGSSLLTQYLMKQGGMIKETWMEEDPREAILKYAEVAVKDPKFIAPAYSQTQPKTIFAKSDDEEEEEKEGDTKK is encoded by the exons ATGGAGGATGAATTGGAAGGTCTACGAGCTTATTTTCCTCTTTCGTTCGGTAAGACATCGAATGTTTCGGCGCCAACCGAAGCTATCCACAACGCAACTCGCCGCACCGATGTAGCCACCAACGAAGCCGAAGTCTCGTCTGATTTTGCCACGAAGGAATCTAATTCCGGTAAATCCGAATCCGGATTCCCTTCTCTGTCTTCCTCCTCTGAAACCTGGCTCCGAAGTGTACGCGGTCCGAATCGTAACCCTAATAGCTCCAGTCTAGCTCCTTCCGATGATGATGTAGCCATGGGTCCGCCACCTCCTCCGTCTAAACCGACGCAAGAGGAGGATGACGGAGTTTTAATGGGACCACCGCCGCCACCAAAGGGACTCGTGAACAGtaatgattctgatgatgaagatgatatgaTCGGTCCTCCGCCGCCGCCTCCGGCTGCTGTAGACTCGGATGAAGATTCAGATGACGATGATGCTGATGACAACGAGGAGAATCGTTACCAGATTCCACTGAGCAAAAAGATTCAACTCAAGGGACACACAAAG ATAGTTTCGTCTCTAGCTGTCGATAGTGCTGGAGCTAGAGTTCTTTCCGGAAGCTATGACTACACTGTGCGCATGTACGATTTCCAAGGGATGAATTATACACTTCAGTCTTTTAGGCAGATCGAACCATCTGAGGGTCACCAAGTTCGCAGCTTGAGCTGGAGTCCCACTTCTGCTCAATTTCTATGTGTTACTGGTTCAGCACAAgctaag ATTTATGATCGAGATGGTCTTACTCTTGGTGAGTTCATGAAGGGTGATATGTATATTCGTGATTTGAAGAACACTAAGGGACATATTTGTGGGTTGACTTGCGGGGAATGGCATCCTTGGATTAAGGAAACGGTTCTGACTTCGTCGGAAGACGGGTCTTTGCGTATATGGGACGTTAATAACTTCCTAAGCCAAACGCAG GTTATTAAGCCGAAGCTTGCTAGACCAGGGAGGGTTCCAGTTACTACCTGTGCTTGGGGCCGTGATGGAAAGCGTATCGCCGGTGGCGTAGGAGATGGATCTATACAG ATTTGGAGTCTCAAACCGGGATGGGGAAGCCGGCCAGATATATACGTAGGGAAGGCCCACACTGATGATATAACCTCTGTAAAGTTCTCTAGTGATGAGAGAATCCTGTTGTCAAGGAGTTTTGATGGTTCTCTAAAG GTTTGGGACTTGCGGCAGATGAAAGAAGCTCTCAAAGTTTTCGAGGGTCTCCCTAATAATTACCCCCAAACCAACGTGGCCTTTAGTCCAGACGAACAAATCATTCTGACTGGAACATCCGTCGAGAAAGATAGCTCAACAGGAGGCTTGCTCTGCTTTTACGATCGCACCAAACTGGAGATTGTTCAAAAAGTCGGAATCTCTCCAACTTGCAGTGTGGTGCAATGTGCTTGGCACTCAAAGTTGAATCAG ATATTTGCAACATCTGGAGACAAAAGCCAAGGAGGAACTCACATCCTTTACGATCCAACCCAGAGCAAGAGAGGCGCATGCGTCTGTGTTGCACGTGCACCAAGGAAGAAATCTGTAGACGATTACCAACCAGAACCAGTAATACACAATCCTCATGCATTACCATTGTTCAGAGACGCACCAAGCCGTaaacgagaaagagagaaagcatTGAAGGATCCTCTTAAATCCCACAAGCCTGAGGTTCCCATGTCAGGTCCTGGTCATGGTGGAAGAGTTGGGACTACTGGTAGTAGCTTGTTAACACAGTATCTTATGAAG CAAGGTGGGATGATCAAAGAGACGTGGATGGAGGAAGATCCAAGAGAAGCGATATTGAAATACGCAGAGGTTGCTGTAAAAGATCCTAAGTTTATTGCTCCTGCTTACTCTCAGACTCAGCCTAAGACCATCTTCGCTAAATCTgatgacgaggaagaagaagaaaaagaaggtgACACGAAAAAATAA